In the genome of Devosia rhizoryzae, the window AGACTCAGCACATGCCCTGAAAAGCCTTACTTTCCAGCAGCAACCATAGACTTGTTGATCTTGGACTTCAACACGTTGGACGGTTTGAACACAAGAACCTGCCGCGGCAGAATCGGGACTTCTTCGCCGGTCTTGGGATTGCGGCCGATGCGTTCGTTTTTCGAGCGAACCTGGAAGGAGCCGAATGAGGAGAGTTTGACATTGGCGCCGGTGACCAGCGCGTCGGTGACGAGTTCGAGCACGCGCTCGACAAGTTCGGCCGACTCGGTTCGGGAAAGGCCGACAGAGCCATAAACCGCTTCTGCCAGATCGGCGCGCGTCACTGTCTTCTGTGTCATTCGGACCCCCGTTTTCCTCAGGTCGAGCAATGTCGCGCCGCAGGAGGCACAACATAGAGACTTCCGAACGCGACCCCCGCCGTATTCGGTGTAGCGCCAAAGCGGCTAAGTCCCGCCAGCGACGCTAAATTCCAAACGCCTAAACCTTAACGCCTTGCAAGCTTTGCGGTCAATGCAGTGCGGGCTTTACCAGCGAATGAGCGAGGCGCCCCATGTGAAACCGCCGCCCATGGCTTCGAGCATGACGAGATCGCCCTTCTTGATTCGACCATCGGCGACGGCAACACCGAGCGCCAGCGGCACGGAGGCAGCCGAGGTGTTGGCGTGGCGATCGACGGTGATGATCACCTTTTCAGGCGGCAGGCCGAGCTTGTTGCCCGCCCCTTCGATGATGCGGCGATTGGCCTGGTGCGGCACGAACCAGTCGAGGTCATCGACGGTATGGCCGGACTGTTCGAGGGTCGCATAAACGACGTCGGTGATCTTGCCGACGGCGTGACGGAAGACCTCAGGGCCCTGCATGTGAACGTGACCTGTCGTGCCGGTGGTCGAGGGACCGCCATCGACATAGAGCTTGTCCCAGTGCTTGCCATCGGAGCGCAGAGCCGAGGCGATGACGCCGCGCTCAGGTTCGTCGTCAGCAAGATCGACGCGTTCCATCACCACGGCGCCGGCACCGTCGCCGAACAAGACGCAGGTGGTGCGGTCGGTCCAGTCCAGCAGACGCGAGAAGGTCTCGGCGCCGATCACCAATGCGCGCTTGGCAAGGCCGTTCTTGATGTAGCTGTCCGCCGTGGTGACGGCGTAGACAAAACCGGAGCACACGGCCTGAATGTCGAAGGCGAAGCCGTGGTTCATGCCGAGCTTCATCTGCACCAGCGTGGCGGCAGCAGGGA includes:
- a CDS encoding beta-ketoacyl-ACP synthase III; protein product: MTRIRSVISGVGSYLPARTVTNEELAKTVDTSDEWIQQRVGIKERHIAAEGEFTSDLATAAARAALDNAGLTIEDIDLIVVATTTPDYTFPAAATLVQMKLGMNHGFAFDIQAVCSGFVYAVTTADSYIKNGLAKRALVIGAETFSRLLDWTDRTTCVLFGDGAGAVVMERVDLADDEPERGVIASALRSDGKHWDKLYVDGGPSTTGTTGHVHMQGPEVFRHAVGKITDVVYATLEQSGHTVDDLDWFVPHQANRRIIEGAGNKLGLPPEKVIITVDRHANTSAASVPLALGVAVADGRIKKGDLVMLEAMGGGFTWGASLIRW
- a CDS encoding integration host factor subunit alpha; translation: MTQKTVTRADLAEAVYGSVGLSRTESAELVERVLELVTDALVTGANVKLSSFGSFQVRSKNERIGRNPKTGEEVPILPRQVLVFKPSNVLKSKINKSMVAAGK